Proteins encoded within one genomic window of Empedobacter falsenii:
- a CDS encoding DUF7709 family protein, whose amino-acid sequence MKLKNGNVVQTGPVATMLHNIDLYNKNEKISDFERKISLKQKVLYNLNLPKEIRIQNCKSKELIRMQLSNLN is encoded by the coding sequence GTGAAATTAAAAAATGGTAATGTAGTTCAGACTGGTCCTGTAGCAACTATGCTTCATAATATAGATTTGTATAATAAAAATGAAAAAATATCAGATTTCGAGAGAAAAATATCATTAAAGCAAAAAGTCCTGTACAATTTAAACTTACCAAAGGAAATTAGGATACAGAATTGCAAATCAAAGGAACTTATAAGAATGCAACTATCAAACCTAAATTGA
- a CDS encoding TonB-dependent siderophore receptor, with the protein MKKVTIVLSLLYASISFAQEKDSIQTNTLGEVIINTFIKKDTDTSNKMPLKFIENPQVFSSIDKSVLEHQVIFTVDDAYRNVTGLQKMWNSTGRSGDGGAYVTLRGFVSNNSLRNGLVAPVSTTIDAVNLERLEVLKGPSATMFGSNVTSYGGVVNRITKKPHENFDGSVSIAGGSYNYYRTSADVNAPITNDNKLLFRINTAYTNSGTFQKKNSGNEYFAFAPSLRYKPNDRLDINVDFEMYENNAMAEQMFFYLAGNPSLGINNMNDVERVLGLDYKQSYVGDGLKAKSKVRNIFGQVNYIIDDHIKSSTNISTAYSQSNGFSPYFYVAPESTYTKNPLDTELGVMRADQSTRDSKKTTFQIQQNFNFDYTFGKMRNRTVIGLDYMQTKDNQLFISGDFDWVPFKNGNYSNMNNHMYVVKINGTPLSKN; encoded by the coding sequence ATGAAAAAAGTAACAATAGTACTTTCATTATTATATGCATCTATTTCCTTTGCACAAGAAAAGGATTCAATACAGACCAATACTTTAGGCGAAGTAATTATCAATACATTTATTAAAAAGGATACCGATACTTCAAATAAAATGCCGTTGAAATTCATTGAAAATCCACAAGTTTTTTCGAGTATTGATAAATCAGTTTTAGAACATCAGGTCATTTTTACAGTTGACGATGCTTATCGTAATGTAACAGGTTTACAAAAAATGTGGAATTCTACTGGACGTTCTGGTGATGGAGGAGCTTATGTAACTTTAAGAGGTTTTGTTTCCAATAACTCTTTACGTAACGGTTTGGTAGCACCTGTTTCTACAACTATTGATGCTGTAAATTTGGAAAGATTGGAAGTTTTGAAAGGACCTTCCGCTACGATGTTTGGTAGTAATGTTACTTCGTATGGTGGAGTTGTAAATAGAATTACAAAAAAACCGCATGAGAATTTTGATGGATCTGTGAGTATTGCAGGTGGAAGTTATAATTATTATCGAACTTCTGCAGATGTAAATGCTCCGATTACAAATGATAATAAATTATTATTCAGAATTAATACTGCTTATACAAATTCTGGTACTTTTCAGAAAAAAAATAGTGGAAATGAATATTTTGCTTTTGCGCCTTCATTGCGATACAAACCAAATGATCGATTAGATATTAATGTTGATTTTGAGATGTACGAAAATAATGCAATGGCAGAGCAAATGTTTTTTTACTTAGCTGGTAATCCTTCTTTAGGGATTAATAATATGAATGATGTAGAACGAGTTTTAGGATTAGATTATAAACAATCTTATGTTGGTGATGGTCTTAAAGCAAAATCAAAGGTTAGAAATATATTTGGTCAAGTAAATTATATAATTGATGATCATATAAAATCATCTACAAATATTAGTACTGCTTATTCTCAATCGAATGGATTTAGCCCATATTTTTATGTAGCTCCAGAAAGTACATATACTAAAAACCCATTAGATACAGAATTAGGCGTTATGCGTGCTGATCAATCAACAAGAGACAGTAAAAAAACAACTTTTCAAATTCAACAAAATTTTAATTTCGATTATACATTTGGTAAAATGAGAAATAGAACGGTTATTGGTTTAGATTATATGCAAACGAAAGATAATCAGCTATTTATTTCTGGTGACTTTGATTGGGTTCCGTTTAAAAATGGAAATTATTCTAACATGAATAATCATATGTACGTTGTCAAAATAAATGGGACACCTCTTTCTAAAAATTAA
- a CDS encoding GIY-YIG nuclease family protein: protein MAQQTKRGHVYIISNIGSFGENVFKIGMTRRLEPLDRVRELGDASVPFRFDVHAMIYSDEARTLEYELHKAFADKAVNLFNYRREFFNVTLQEIKEKIVELGFEAEFITDAEAMEYRESLLLKEQSTIEPIEMIEEEFPTSLM from the coding sequence ATGGCTCAACAAACCAAGAGAGGACATGTGTATATTATTTCGAATATTGGTTCTTTTGGAGAAAATGTATTTAAAATAGGAATGACAAGAAGGTTAGAACCTTTGGATAGGGTACGAGAACTAGGAGATGCCTCAGTCCCATTTCGATTTGATGTTCATGCCATGATTTATAGTGATGAAGCCAGAACTTTAGAATATGAATTGCATAAAGCTTTTGCAGATAAAGCTGTCAATTTATTTAACTATAGAAGAGAGTTTTTTAATGTAACTCTTCAAGAAATTAAAGAAAAAATAGTAGAGTTAGGCTTTGAGGCTGAATTTATAACAGATGCGGAGGCGATGGAATATAGAGAATCATTACTACTAAAAGAACAATCAACTATAGAACCAATTGAAATGATTGAAGAAGAATTTCCAACGAGTTTAATGTAA
- a CDS encoding HipA family kinase — MQVINAVQIIDILGTNSIPIKVLAEDAEIYFAKTIFKTHPPLEDIINELIGNFIYSSWGIRVPEINVIKIENELLQRFITDNNIVTKYSDYNLEELFIIGVKEVVNQIDVDIHNLTITSKNDFNKFLNPYLFLDIAFCDIWLGNKDRRINNTNLLLVEDYGKLDFVAIDHTQLFANQINYKGLKITIMDSDLSNMLITTDFTKKICKFAEKEIISTYHNRILEKIGITLDVLPNFLDLLPSEIGLSKAGRKKIIEVLENQERNNRVANKLINLLR, encoded by the coding sequence ATGCAAGTAATTAACGCAGTTCAAATAATCGATATTTTAGGTACAAATAGCATCCCGATTAAGGTGTTAGCTGAGGATGCAGAAATTTATTTTGCTAAAACTATATTTAAAACTCATCCACCATTAGAAGATATTATTAACGAATTGATTGGTAATTTTATTTATAGTAGTTGGGGAATTCGGGTACCTGAAATCAATGTAATAAAAATTGAAAACGAACTTTTACAGCGTTTTATAACAGATAATAATATAGTTACTAAATATAGTGATTATAATTTAGAAGAATTATTTATTATTGGAGTTAAAGAAGTTGTTAATCAGATAGATGTAGATATACATAACTTGACTATTACGAGTAAAAATGATTTCAATAAATTTTTAAACCCTTATTTATTTTTAGATATAGCTTTTTGTGATATATGGTTAGGGAATAAAGATCGAAGAATTAATAATACTAATTTACTTTTAGTTGAAGATTATGGTAAATTAGATTTTGTTGCGATAGATCATACGCAGCTATTTGCAAATCAAATCAATTACAAAGGGCTTAAAATTACTATCATGGATAGTGATTTGTCTAATATGTTAATAACTACCGATTTCACTAAAAAGATTTGTAAATTTGCAGAGAAAGAAATAATTTCAACGTATCATAATAGAATTCTTGAAAAGATTGGTATAACACTTGATGTTTTACCTAACTTCTTAGATCTCTTACCTTCTGAAATAGGACTAAGTAAAGCAGGGAGAAAGAAAATTATAGAGGTATTAGAAAATCAAGAAAGAAACAATAGAGTCGCTAACAAATTAATCAATTTACTAAGATGA
- a CDS encoding YwbE family protein — protein MDGKTRANIKPGMLVNIVLKKDQRTGELTEGIVKDLLTSASFHHHSIKVRLMDGQIGRVQEIIEDDF, from the coding sequence ATGGATGGTAAAACAAGAGCAAATATAAAACCTGGTATGCTGGTTAATATTGTATTGAAAAAGGATCAACGAACTGGCGAATTGACGGAGGGTATCGTGAAAGATTTATTGACTTCTGCGTCTTTTCATCATCATAGTATAAAAGTTCGTTTGATGGATGGACAAATTGGACGTGTACAGGAAATTATTGAAGACGATTTTTAG
- a CDS encoding winged helix-turn-helix transcriptional regulator — protein sequence MILSVQLKQLEKDGLVSRKVYGKKSPIKVVYNLTNFGKSFIHVLDTITNCGNEIVEERGEFIDVV from the coding sequence ATGATATTGAGTGTTCAGCTAAAGCAACTTGAAAAAGATGGATTGGTCTCGAGAAAAGTTTACGGGAAGAAATCACCAATTAAAGTAGTTTATAACTTAACCAATTTTGGTAAATCTTTTATTCATGTTTTAGACACAATTACTAATTGCGGAAATGAAATTGTGGAAGAAAGAGGAGAATTTATAGATGTAGTTTAA
- a CDS encoding phospholipase D-like domain-containing protein, giving the protein MSIWEQYSKEQRNDYIQFLQVYGALSNLFRQKQGDLIPYLDSKFQETVFAKIFNGQNVDIGNTPHDVLSVFGNDRIGIGLKTWMSSKPSFQKVMQLKRYQDEIKQSRELGLESLALKISEIKNERMKSDYERLGLSEDKNIYHYITRDEGKFIINECAYPLIDINRLQNFNLTSTAFSWSDGCKDYKFTFGDSQIWQKFDSSREDTFLLNQFDVKIIEDPFEFLLKAYLDLIGTTKEEIEPDIVEAYLPLYSYKSKEVEEKSGLNAWNGSSKNKGSDTLRPLNEVYIPIPREFHKKYPSFFIDNIFEFESYKEQYMGNKNNKPEVRFHLILPNGKKIPTLVTQSNMKGLQSGSNTEYDENGKRFGQAALGQWLLVDVLGLKERQPVTRDWLIKKGTDSVKIWRKKNDYKIFYIDFAPVGAFEAFMKDEPIPQDEDN; this is encoded by the coding sequence ATGAGTATTTGGGAGCAATATTCTAAAGAGCAAAGAAATGATTATATTCAATTTCTTCAAGTCTATGGTGCCTTATCCAACCTATTTCGTCAAAAACAAGGTGATTTAATCCCATATCTTGATTCTAAATTTCAAGAAACAGTATTTGCTAAAATTTTTAATGGTCAAAATGTAGATATCGGAAATACACCTCACGATGTATTATCCGTTTTTGGGAATGATAGAATTGGTATAGGCTTAAAAACATGGATGAGTAGCAAACCTTCTTTTCAAAAAGTAATGCAACTCAAACGTTATCAAGATGAAATAAAACAAAGTAGAGAATTAGGCTTAGAATCGCTAGCACTCAAAATTTCGGAAATAAAGAACGAAAGAATGAAAAGCGACTACGAGCGTTTAGGATTATCTGAAGATAAAAATATCTATCATTATATAACACGTGATGAAGGAAAATTCATTATCAATGAATGTGCTTATCCTCTAATTGATATAAACAGATTACAAAACTTTAATTTAACATCAACAGCATTTTCATGGTCTGATGGATGTAAAGATTATAAATTCACTTTTGGAGACTCTCAAATATGGCAAAAATTTGATTCTTCAAGAGAAGATACATTTTTATTAAACCAATTTGATGTTAAAATAATTGAAGATCCATTTGAGTTTCTACTTAAAGCATACTTAGATTTAATAGGTACAACTAAAGAAGAAATAGAACCAGATATTGTTGAAGCTTATCTTCCATTATACTCATATAAATCTAAAGAAGTAGAGGAAAAATCTGGTTTAAATGCATGGAATGGTTCTTCTAAAAATAAAGGAAGTGATACTCTACGTCCATTGAATGAGGTTTACATTCCTATTCCTCGAGAGTTTCATAAAAAATATCCAAGTTTTTTTATTGATAATATTTTTGAATTTGAATCATATAAAGAACAATATATGGGTAACAAAAATAATAAACCAGAAGTCCGCTTCCATTTAATATTACCAAACGGAAAAAAAATCCCTACATTAGTAACACAAAGTAATATGAAAGGATTACAATCTGGTAGTAATACAGAATATGATGAAAATGGGAAAAGATTTGGTCAAGCGGCGTTAGGTCAATGGTTACTTGTTGATGTATTAGGATTAAAAGAAAGACAACCAGTAACAAGAGATTGGTTGATAAAAAAAGGTACTGACTCTGTTAAAATCTGGAGAAAAAAGAATGACTATAAGATATTTTATATAGATTTTGCTCCTGTGGGTGCTTTTGAAGCTTTCATGAAAGACGAACCAATACCTCAAGATGAGGATAATTAG
- the dcm gene encoding DNA cytosine methyltransferase, whose amino-acid sequence MLIKEKISIEEFDSKNYQIKLVEPLEEEKAVLTHYLHNIQNGVSKHYKKEAIKIFKNYVEYKKENKTSVAEEEALQQLLFEVENVPFPTPKNYTFKFIDLFAGIGGFRIAMQNVGGKCVYTSEWNKDAQKTYRENFGEIPFGDITKENVKNYIPKQFDILCAGFPCQAFSIAGLRKGFSDTRGTLFFDLEQIIEKHQPKVVFLENVKNLVSHDKGKTFKVILEILEEKLGYKVFHKVLNTMTHANVPQNRERIFVIAFDPKQVPNYSNFEFPEEIKLTKTIHDILDKDKKEDKYYYPETHQYYPELVKTMTSKDTVYQWRRVYVRENKSNVCPTLTANMGAGGHNVPLIKDDFGIRKLTPKECFAFQGYPMDKYILPPIANSKLYMQAGNSVTTPLIERISKEIIKVL is encoded by the coding sequence ATGTTGATAAAAGAGAAAATAAGCATAGAGGAATTTGATAGTAAAAATTATCAGATAAAGCTTGTTGAACCTTTAGAAGAAGAAAAAGCTGTATTAACCCATTATCTTCATAATATACAAAACGGTGTTTCAAAGCATTACAAAAAAGAAGCAATAAAAATTTTTAAAAATTATGTAGAATATAAAAAAGAAAATAAAACTTCCGTAGCAGAAGAAGAAGCTCTACAACAACTTTTATTTGAAGTAGAAAATGTTCCATTTCCAACTCCGAAGAATTACACGTTCAAATTTATTGATCTTTTTGCAGGAATTGGAGGATTCAGAATCGCAATGCAAAATGTTGGTGGTAAATGTGTCTATACAAGCGAATGGAACAAAGACGCTCAAAAAACGTATCGTGAAAACTTTGGAGAAATACCGTTTGGAGATATAACAAAGGAAAATGTAAAAAATTATATCCCAAAACAATTTGATATTTTATGTGCTGGTTTTCCTTGTCAAGCTTTTTCAATTGCAGGACTCAGAAAAGGATTTTCTGATACAAGAGGAACACTCTTTTTTGACTTAGAACAAATTATTGAAAAACATCAACCCAAAGTTGTTTTTTTAGAAAATGTAAAGAATTTAGTTTCTCATGATAAAGGAAAAACATTTAAAGTAATCCTTGAAATTTTAGAAGAAAAATTAGGTTACAAAGTTTTTCATAAGGTTTTGAATACAATGACTCATGCAAATGTACCTCAAAATCGTGAAAGAATTTTTGTTATTGCTTTTGATCCTAAACAAGTACCTAATTATTCTAATTTTGAATTTCCTGAAGAAATAAAGTTAACAAAAACAATTCATGATATTTTAGATAAAGATAAAAAAGAAGATAAATACTATTATCCTGAAACTCATCAATATTATCCTGAACTTGTAAAAACAATGACAAGTAAAGATACTGTTTACCAATGGCGTAGAGTTTATGTAAGAGAAAACAAAAGTAATGTTTGTCCTACATTAACTGCAAACATGGGAGCTGGAGGACACAATGTTCCATTAATAAAAGATGATTTCGGAATTAGAAAACTGACTCCAAAAGAGTGCTTTGCTTTCCAAGGTTATCCAATGGATAAATATATCTTACCTCCTATTGCAAATAGTAAATTATATATGCAGGCAGGTAATTCTGTCACTACTCCTTTAATTGAAAGAATTAGTAAAGAAATTATTAAGGTTTTATAA
- a CDS encoding DEAD/DEAH box helicase, whose product MNSTEKRFYTDLLKRGKHFEKVFSKLLLKKELNKKEKIYVLTIAIVLFEEFKKDNRKTSFVDLSYAIILKYSIQYLDFRPLYEFSINFGFYPIVNFIIENDPLFNQDFSIIDYFGIANIKTNFSNKKGKYIETYEQNKNITNILNTDNTENAFIAPTSFGKSSLIIDYIQQQLNLSQKAMKIAVIVPTKSLLQQTYQLLKNSIKNQHIISHDEMYRNNDKGFIAVFTQERALRLMNRHDIVYDILIIDEAHNLFNKDSFFGTKPESIRSILLARLIKLNKNKNKYIKLLYLSPLVNDTKNLAIDNTSKIKDNRIKFNIKEPELYDYFEINKTTSIYNRFLNTFHEIDIKYENFYSLLKNEEGNKNFIFEISPRNVELVASKLEEQFEKINDLEIQKIASLIRNEIHSDYKIVKSIEKGIIYLHAKIPDFIKEYLEYNFRTLNKFRYLVANSVVLEGINMPIDRMFLLSTHNLSEKELVNLIGRVNRLDSVFNKQSDLEKLCPKIYFVDTAVFKNRTRKDESKSKHITKIQKLRTYTPSDKIENPLLENFKLTNVPKKDREIATERIGTLKVHEKILTKKINDYETDEYILQKFLQNDIINMFHNIDQLVKVFKSRLKNDEYIKETKRILTTPIQKYESEKNGSLENNKIIQLIYLYFIKDFVENINDLEFTRLNNAIARNYYRNYIYNDLHKPFSSRVNNAINYYKDLVKSKVNEDSYLYVTSSYGEYSYDKESKTFYKNDKGKPVYINLTEIINNQERLVNIAVVKQKMEEDFISFKLNKFISLLFDFNIIKQKDYDLSTYGTTDQNEINLAKFGFTPNIIRLIREGDQLENIILNEYDNIQIKNKDNFNLFLNTLNELDRFHIEKML is encoded by the coding sequence GTGAATAGCACTGAAAAAAGATTTTATACAGATTTATTAAAAAGGGGTAAACATTTCGAAAAAGTATTTAGTAAACTACTTTTAAAAAAGGAATTAAATAAAAAAGAAAAAATATACGTTTTAACTATAGCTATTGTACTTTTTGAAGAATTTAAAAAAGATAATAGAAAAACAAGCTTTGTTGATTTGTCTTATGCAATCATTCTAAAATATAGTATACAATACTTAGATTTCAGACCACTCTATGAATTTTCAATAAATTTCGGCTTTTATCCTATTGTAAATTTTATAATAGAAAATGATCCTTTATTTAATCAAGATTTTAGCATTATAGATTATTTTGGAATTGCAAATATTAAAACCAATTTTTCAAATAAAAAAGGGAAGTATATTGAGACATATGAACAAAATAAGAATATTACAAATATTTTAAATACCGATAATACAGAAAATGCATTTATTGCACCTACCTCTTTCGGTAAAAGTTCATTAATTATTGATTATATACAGCAGCAATTAAATTTATCTCAAAAAGCTATGAAAATAGCAGTTATAGTACCAACTAAATCATTATTACAACAAACTTATCAATTATTAAAAAATTCTATTAAAAATCAACATATTATTTCACATGATGAAATGTATAGAAATAACGATAAAGGGTTTATAGCAGTATTTACACAAGAGAGAGCACTGAGACTAATGAATAGACATGATATTGTATATGATATTTTAATCATTGATGAAGCTCATAATCTTTTTAATAAAGATAGTTTTTTTGGAACGAAGCCAGAAAGCATAAGAAGTATACTTTTAGCACGATTAATTAAACTAAATAAAAACAAGAACAAATATATAAAATTACTTTACTTATCACCACTTGTAAATGATACTAAGAACTTAGCCATTGATAATACCTCTAAAATCAAAGATAATCGAATAAAATTTAATATAAAAGAGCCAGAGCTTTACGATTATTTTGAAATAAACAAAACAACATCAATTTATAATAGGTTCTTAAATACTTTTCATGAAATAGATATAAAATATGAAAACTTTTATTCATTATTGAAAAACGAAGAAGGAAATAAAAATTTTATATTTGAGATATCACCTAGAAACGTTGAACTGGTTGCATCAAAATTAGAAGAGCAATTTGAGAAAATAAATGATTTAGAAATACAAAAAATTGCATCATTAATTAGAAATGAAATTCATAGTGATTATAAAATTGTAAAATCAATTGAAAAAGGAATCATTTATCTACATGCAAAAATCCCCGACTTTATTAAAGAATATCTGGAATATAACTTTAGAACTTTAAATAAATTTAGATATCTAGTTGCAAACAGCGTTGTGTTAGAAGGCATTAATATGCCTATTGATAGAATGTTTTTACTAAGTACTCATAATTTAAGTGAAAAAGAACTAGTTAATCTAATAGGAAGAGTAAATAGATTAGATTCTGTATTCAATAAACAAAGTGATTTAGAAAAACTTTGTCCTAAAATTTATTTTGTAGATACAGCCGTTTTTAAAAATAGAACTAGAAAAGATGAATCAAAAAGTAAACATATTACTAAGATTCAAAAATTAAGGACTTATACACCCTCTGATAAAATAGAAAATCCATTATTGGAAAATTTTAAATTAACAAATGTTCCTAAAAAAGATAGAGAAATAGCAACGGAGCGTATTGGAACTCTAAAAGTTCATGAAAAAATTTTGACCAAAAAAATTAATGATTATGAAACTGACGAATATATTTTACAAAAATTTCTTCAAAATGATATAATTAATATGTTTCATAATATTGATCAATTAGTTAAGGTATTTAAATCAAGACTTAAAAATGATGAATATATTAAAGAAACTAAACGAATACTTACAACACCAATCCAAAAATATGAATCAGAAAAAAATGGCTCATTGGAAAACAATAAAATTATCCAATTAATATATCTTTATTTTATAAAAGATTTTGTAGAAAACATAAATGATTTAGAATTTACAAGACTTAACAATGCCATAGCACGAAACTATTATAGAAATTATATATACAATGATTTACATAAACCTTTCAGTTCAAGGGTAAACAATGCAATTAATTATTATAAAGATTTAGTTAAGAGCAAAGTAAATGAAGATAGTTATTTATATGTAACTAGTTCATATGGAGAGTATAGTTATGATAAAGAATCTAAAACATTTTATAAAAATGACAAAGGAAAACCTGTATATATTAATCTTACTGAAATTATTAACAATCAAGAAAGATTAGTAAATATTGCAGTCGTAAAACAAAAAATGGAAGAGGATTTTATAAGTTTTAAACTAAACAAATTCATTTCATTATTATTTGATTTCAATATTATAAAACAGAAAGATTATGACTTGTCAACTTATGGAACAACTGATCAAAACGAAATAAATTTAGCAAAATTCGGTTTTACACCAAATATTATTCGACTTATTCGTGAAGGTGATCAGTTAGAGAATATTATTTTGAATGAATACGATAATATTCAGATCAAAAACAAAGATAATTTTAATCTTTTCTTAAATACATTAAATGAGTTAGACCGATTTCATATAGAAAAAATGCTATAA
- a CDS encoding group I intron-associated PD-(D/E)XK endonuclease → MTPAIQNLIRNEIHSINGSNYIITQQLLDEFHSFENLKTSLSQFFIERLQDNEFVQTLLEEFEAENYIKARIVNIANTHLIRKSDLQKFYDIEVLKSIKTDIQRTRYTQHTLVFFENNVPNPSKFNYLRTGIKKFLDKQFDFIFTSGFLHNSTNINKGIMTANAGDSAQFLFLSRAILAGFNCSNVDVRSSRYDAVIDYDNFILRIQVKGISSGNSISFKDRDRGGQGIDHRHERNRGRRITSTDCDIYVAVDRQVGTCYLIPMNIVEGLDNSVAISLLEEYKENWSVIGLTVSNLRD, encoded by the coding sequence ATGACACCTGCAATACAAAATTTAATTAGAAATGAAATTCATTCCATAAATGGTTCCAATTATATAATTACACAACAACTTTTAGATGAATTTCATTCATTTGAAAACTTAAAAACATCCTTATCTCAATTTTTCATTGAACGATTACAAGATAATGAATTCGTTCAAACACTTCTTGAAGAATTTGAAGCTGAAAATTATATTAAAGCACGTATAGTTAATATCGCGAATACTCACTTAATAAGAAAAAGTGATCTTCAAAAATTTTACGATATTGAAGTATTAAAAAGTATTAAAACTGATATACAAAGAACAAGATATACTCAACATACATTGGTGTTTTTTGAAAATAATGTTCCTAATCCTTCAAAATTCAACTACTTGAGAACTGGAATTAAAAAGTTTTTAGATAAACAGTTTGATTTTATTTTCACAAGCGGGTTTTTGCATAATAGTACTAATATTAATAAAGGTATAATGACTGCTAACGCAGGTGATAGTGCTCAATTTTTATTTTTAAGCAGAGCTATCTTAGCAGGGTTCAATTGTTCCAATGTGGATGTAAGATCAAGCAGATATGATGCAGTAATCGATTATGATAACTTTATTTTACGTATACAGGTAAAAGGAATTTCTAGTGGAAATTCTATAAGTTTTAAAGATCGAGATCGTGGTGGTCAGGGAATTGATCATAGACATGAACGTAATAGAGGTCGTCGAATAACATCTACTGATTGCGACATTTATGTAGCTGTTGACAGGCAAGTTGGCACTTGTTATCTCATTCCTATGAACATCGTAGAAGGATTAGATAATTCGGTTGCAATATCGTTGCTTGAAGAATATAAAGAAAATTGGTCTGTAATTGGGTTGACAGTAAGTAATCTTAGAGATTAG
- a CDS encoding DUF4062 domain-containing protein, with translation MDKKYQVFVSSTYIDLLEERQEIMQALLELDCIPAGMELFPASNDDQWSLIKGVIDDCDYYIVVIAGRYGSLSESGLSYTEMEYRYALETGKPVIAFLHKDPDALPKKNTEKTEEGQNKLNEFRGLAQKKMCKYWSTPQELGSVVSRSLISLQKKYPGIGWIRGNVKTSTEANLEILKLKNQIEDLENKLIESRTKAPEGTSELSQGNDKFSIELLIRFGSSRYDSKFYTETLETTWNQIFYWLSPSMIDDASTNTLKLTISKYAFVELKKRFVKKSGLPSGGKFYDYEINDADFQTIIVQLRALGLLNKSSKTRSIKDSGTYWSLTNYGDEVMTRLRAIKK, from the coding sequence ATGGATAAAAAATACCAAGTCTTTGTAAGTTCAACTTATATTGATTTACTTGAAGAAAGACAAGAAATTATGCAGGCTTTGTTAGAATTAGATTGTATTCCTGCTGGAATGGAGTTATTTCCTGCTTCAAATGATGATCAATGGAGCTTAATAAAAGGTGTTATCGATGATTGTGATTATTACATTGTTGTAATTGCTGGTAGATATGGTTCTTTAAGTGAAAGTGGTTTAAGCTACACAGAAATGGAATATAGATATGCTTTAGAAACAGGAAAACCTGTAATCGCATTTCTTCATAAAGATCCAGACGCATTACCCAAAAAAAACACTGAAAAAACAGAAGAAGGTCAAAACAAATTGAACGAATTTAGAGGCTTAGCCCAAAAGAAAATGTGTAAATATTGGAGTACTCCACAAGAATTGGGTTCTGTCGTTAGTAGAAGTTTAATTAGTTTACAAAAAAAATATCCTGGAATTGGTTGGATTAGAGGGAATGTTAAAACTAGTACTGAAGCAAATTTAGAAATTTTAAAATTAAAGAATCAAATTGAGGATTTAGAAAATAAATTAATTGAAAGTAGAACCAAAGCTCCAGAGGGAACTTCTGAATTATCACAAGGTAATGACAAATTTTCAATTGAACTTCTTATTAGATTTGGTAGTTCTCGCTATGATTCGAAATTTTATACTGAAACATTGGAAACAACTTGGAATCAAATTTTTTATTGGTTATCTCCAAGTATGATAGATGATGCCTCTACAAACACTCTAAAATTGACTATTAGTAAATATGCTTTTGTTGAATTAAAAAAACGATTTGTAAAAAAATCTGGGCTTCCTAGTGGTGGTAAATTCTATGATTATGAAATTAACGATGCAGATTTTCAAACAATCATAGTACAATTAAGAGCCTTAGGATTATTAAATAAAAGTTCTAAAACTCGCAGTATAAAAGATTCTGGCACATATTGGAGTCTTACAAATTATGGAGATGAAGTTATGACTAGATTGAGAGCGATCAAAAAATAA